A genomic region of Chaetodon auriga isolate fChaAug3 chromosome 11, fChaAug3.hap1, whole genome shotgun sequence contains the following coding sequences:
- the LOC143328264 gene encoding uncharacterized protein LOC143328264: MSGDSKSRTISESLVLDDSEKGVIITGITDDTIAAKSGLKAGDEIVEATVHLDHLNKNEVLNILKVLESYDNNMKVLTKNKDLSATAGLGSLGLGLKDPTEMLNQKKDLSLDASAEGPVVSLGQSGNLNAAQGLGGEISIPTLNGNLSGLSKPSADAGAKFTMPSLGLTGPDIKGDLDGTLKAPDVSVSSPQLNTPSTSLNIEKPEMKTGELKYQPPKFTMPHFNNKTMDIDPKFDSKNTDLDMNLSKVELNGPDVNLETPNANIEAPSGKFKWPHLKWKGPKVKGPDADLNADLSAPDASLSTPKIDGDLSAPDVDINLPKADLPTLNPDIDAPSGKVNWPHLKWKKPKLHNQKADLDFDANLNTPDVDLAAPKVEGEINAPDADISLPKVDLKGPGLDMQTPDIDGETPSGKINWPHLKWKKGKYPKADIDIDPNLNTPDLSTPKIESDINVPSAELNLPKADLKGPDVDVNAPHLDIDAPSSKMNWPHLKWKKNKLQGPKADMDLNADLSTPDVDLSVPKIDGGISTPDVDPNLPTADIGAPSSKIRFPTLKKPKFQFSGTKGKLSDVDLHADMKALDQASLDLPDGDLNVPKADVDVKAPNVDIEHQSGKFKWPTLKKPKWSVSGPKVNSPDVDIDADVSAPDLSVSTPKVEGAINAPDANINLPKTDLEGPKLDINSPDIDSPSGKLKWFNFKKPKFGTLKGPKADIDADVKVPDVHLKASDVDLNAPDVNLSGQKIGIDSPDLNISVPTANVKGPDVDLNGLDLDINSPKADLKGLDADLQAPEIVSLPMIPNMKLPKSGLSGPTAKGPNLNVDADLKSPGLDLSAPTIKGDVSTPDLGLDADLKTGIPKANISVPMQSIKDVDPNLSKADVKGASLDLPKADLKVPNLSLSSGKSELPNAELQTNDVTLKAPKGDFDSHLGDFKFPHSKFPNLDFSSPEVEVPTVHPSVESIIKAPQVNKTTPSADANLSVPVVDLSAPKAEGDIKLPEAGSIAPTVDVSHEKSKMPHFKLPKFNLSGSNIKAPEVDTSANLEVSPDVKVKAPSVEGEISTPHVSGSAPEMKTSLDTPELDITAEADTEVKGSPKSKIKWPFKWGLKSGSGTDEEGSGADSETDVSTAEVEVPTFKFHRLPTSNVNGNGGFGDTFGLPKLDTMTKDYVVSKGVRLPIVNATSKAGEKIDIMERLKIAKDKVPSTNISPTEEKTDIDLKLNAPSLDVSASTEAGDSLVRGGTFKLEKPESVLGLVAPEISTSDENDKMSLSLSNMLGLNIKDSDAE, encoded by the exons ATG AGTGGGGACAGCAAGAGCAGAACTATTTCAGAAAGCCTGGTCCTGGATGACTCTGAGAAAGGAGTCATCATTACAGGAATCACAGATGACACAATCGCTGCAAAGAGTGGCCTGAAAGCAG GAGATGAGATTGTTGAAGCCACTGTACACTTAGACCACCTCAACAAAAATGAAGTGCTGAACATCCTGAAGGTCCTGGAGTCATATGATAACAACATGAAAGTTCTGACAAAGAACAAGGACCTGAGCGCCACAGCTGGCCTTGGCTCTTTGGGATTAGGTCTCAAAGACCCGACAGAG ATGCTCAACCAAAAGAAAGATCTGTCACTGGATGCATCAGCCGAGGGGCCAGTTGTCTCCCTTGGCCAGAGTGGAAACCTAAATGCTGCACAGGGGTTGGGGGGTGAAATAAGTATTCCCACTCTCAATGGAAACCTTTCAGGTCTTAGTAAGCCCTCAGCTGATGCTGGTGCCAAGTTCACAATGCCCTCCTTAGGACTGACCGGACCCGATATAAAGGGAGATCTAGATGGCACCCTCAAAGCACCTGATGTCAGTGTCTCATCTCCGCAGCTTAACACTCCCAGTACTTCGCTCAACATTGAGAAACCAGAGATGAAAACAGGTGAACTAAAATACCAGCCCCCAAAATTCACAATGCCACACTTCAATAATAAGACAATGGATATAGACCCAAAATTTGAttcaaaaaacacagatttggaCATGAATTTGTCAAAAGTTGAGCTGAATGGTCCTGATGTAAATTTAGAAACACCAAATGCTAATATTGAGGCACCCTCAGGCAAATTCAAATGGCCCCATCTAAAATGGAAAGGTCCCAAAGTGAAAGGACCAGATGCTGACTTGAATGCTGACCTTTCTGCACCTGATGCCAGCCTCTCCACACCAAAGATTGATGGGGATCTAAGTGCACCAGATGTTGACATTAACCTTCCCAAAGCTGATCTTCCAACCCTAAATCCTGACATTGATGCCCCATCAGGTAAAGTCAACTGGCCTCATTTGAAGTGGAAAAAACCCAAACTTCATAACCAAAAGGCTGATCTGGACTTCGATGCAAACCTAAACACACCAGATGTTGATCTTGCTGCTCCAAAAGTGGAAGGTGAAATAAATGCCCCAGATGCAGACATAAGTTTGCCGAAAGTTGACCTTAAAGGCCCTGGTCTAGACATGCAAACCCCAGATATTGATGGAGAGACTCCATCTGGTAAAATCAACTGGCCTCACCTGAAATGGAAGAAGGGCAAATACCCAAAAGCAGACATAGACATAGATCCAAATCTAAACACACCTGATTTGTCAACTCCAAAGATTGAGAGTGACATTAATGTACCTAGTGCAGAGCTGAACCTCCCAAAAGCTGACCTGAAAGGCCCTGATGTAGATGTTAATGCCCCACATCTTGACATTGATGCTCCATCATCGAAAATGAACTGGCCTCATCTgaagtggaagaaaaacaaacttcaaGGTCCCAAAGCTGATATGGACTTAAATGCAGATCTGAGCACACCAGATGTTGATCTGTCTGTTCCAAAAATTGATGGTGGGATTAGCACACCAGATGTTGATCCAAATTTACCCACTGCTGACATTGGGGCCCCTTCTAGCAAAATCAGGTTCCCAACACTTAAAAAGCCAAAGTTCCAATTTTCTGGGACAAAGGGGAAACTCTCAGATGTTGACCTTCATGCTGATATGAAAGCACTTGACCAAGCATCACTTGATCTGCCTGATGGTGATTTGAATGTACCCAAAGCTGATGTTGATGTTAAAGCCCCAAATGTAGACATTGAGCATCAGTCTGGGAAGTTCAAATGGCCCACTCTTAAAAAGCCAAAGTGGTCAGTCTCAGGCCCAAAAGTTAATTCTCCAGATGTTGATATTGATGCTGATGTCTCAGCCCCTGACTTAAGCGTCTCAACTCCAAAAGTGGAGGGTGCGATTAATGCCCCAGATGCAAATATAAACTTACCAAAAACTGACCTGGAGGGCCCCAAATTAGACATTAATTCTCCAGATATTGATAGTCCATCTGGAAAATTAAAATGGTTCAACTTCAAGAAACCCAAGTTTGGTACACTGAAAGGTCCAAAGGCAGACATTGATGCTGATGTGAAAGTACCAGATGTACACCTCAAGGCATCTGATGTGGATCTGAATGCACCAGATGTTAATCTTTCAGGACAAAAAATTGGGATTGATTCTCCAGATCTCAATATCAGCGTGCCCACTGCTAATGTCAAAGGTCCAGATGTGGATCTTAATGGTCTCGATCTTGACATTAATTCTCCAAAAGCTGATCTCAAAGGCCTAGATGCAGACCTTCAAGCTCCAGAGATTGTCTCACTACCCATGATACCCAACATGAAATTGCCAAAGTCTGGTTTATCAGGGCCAACGGCAAAAGGACCTAATCTCAATGTTGATGCTGACCTCAAGAGTCCAGGTCTGGATCTTTCTGCCCCCACAATTAAAGGAGATGTCAGCACTCCAGATCTAGGCCTTGATGCTGATCTTAAGACAGGTATTCCCAAAGCTAATATCAGTGTACCTATGCAAAGTATTAAGGATGTGGATCCTAATTTGTCCAAAGCTGATGTAAAGGGAGCAAGTCTGGATTTACCAAAAGCAGACCTCAAAGTACCAAATCTCAGCCTATCTTCAGGAAAAAGTGAGTTGCCAAATGCTGAACTACAAACAAATGATGTCACACTGAAAGCTCCAAAAGGTGATTTTGATTCCCATCTGGGTGATTTTAAATTTCCTCATTCAAAATTTCCAAACCTTGATTTTTCAAGTCCTGAGGTAGAAGTTCCAACTGTTCATCCTTCAGTTGAGTCCATAATAAAGGCACCTCAGGTCAACAAAACCACTCCTAGCGCAGATGCCaacctctctgtccctgtggtAGACTTGAGTGCACCAAAAGCAGAGGGAGATATCAAATTACCTGAAGCAGGTTCAATAGCTCCAACTGTAGATGTCAGTCATGAAAAGTCCAAAATGCCACATTTCAAGCTTCCAAAGTTTAACTTGTCAGGATCTAATATAAAAGCTCCAGAGGTTGATACTAGTGCAAATCTTGAAGTATCACCTGATGTGAAAGTCAAAGCTCCCAGTGTTGAAGGAGAAATTAGTACACCTCATGTCAGTGGGTCTGCTCCTGAAATGAAGACAAGCCTCGACACACCTGAACTAGATATCACAGCTGAAGCAGATACTGAAGTTAAAGGTTCTCCAAAAAGTAAGATAAAATGGCCGTTCAAATGGGGATTAAAGTCTGGCTCAGGTACTGATGAAGAGGGAAGTGGTGCTGACTCTGAAACTGATGTGTCTACTGCTGAAGTGGAGGTTCCTACATTCAAATTCCACAGATTGCCCACAAGCAACGTTAATGGCAATGGAGGATTTGGTGATACCTTTGGCCTACCAAAACTTGACACAATGACAAAGGATTATGTTGTCAGCAAAGGAGTCCGCTTGCCAATAGTGAATGCAACATcaaaagcaggagaaaagatTGACATTATGGAGAGATTAAAAATTGCTAAAGATAAAGTACCCTCTACCAACATCTCTCCAACCGAAGAGAAAACTGATATTGATCTGAAACTTAATGCTCCAAGTCTTGATGTCAGTGCCTCTACAGAAGCAGGAGATTCGTTGGTGAGAGGAGGTACTTTCAAACTAGAAAAGCCAGAGTCTGTACTGGGACTGGTAGCTCCTGAAATTTCGACAtcagatgaaaatgacaaaatgtcacTGAGCCTCTCCAATATGCTTGGCCTTAATATCAAGGATTCAGATGCTGAGTGA